A window from Oncorhynchus mykiss isolate Arlee chromosome 9, USDA_OmykA_1.1, whole genome shotgun sequence encodes these proteins:
- the leap2 gene encoding liver-expressed antimicrobial peptide 2 precursor produces MQDRQHYFMIAFTWFLVFLVLGPQASASPVPSLDVPPSSGHLQPEGQRALKRMARMTPLWRTMGTKPYGAYCLNNYECSTGICRGGHCMFSQPIKS; encoded by the exons ATGCAGGACCGTCAACACTACTTCATGATAGCCTTCACATGGTTCCTGGTGTTTCTGGTGCTCGGTCCGCAG GCGTCTGCCAGCCCTGTTCCATCTCTGGATGTCCCGCCCAGCTCTGGTCATCTCCAGCCTGAAGGTCAGAGGGCACTGAAGCGGATGGCTCGTATGACCCCGTTGTGGAGGACCATGGGTACTAAACCCTACGGGGCGTACTGTCTTAACAACTATGAGTGCTCCACTGGGATTTGCAG gggTGGCCACTGCATGTTCAGCCAACCCATCAAGTCGTAG